The DNA window CACCTGCCTGCCCAGGTTCAAGGCGCTCCTCGCCAAGCTCGACGAGGAGGCCGACGccgatgccggcgccggcgccggcgacgcgcggcgCGTCACCTGCGTCGTCGCCGACAGCACCATGGCcttcgccatcctcgccgcgcgCGAGCTCGGCCTCCGCTGCGCCACGCTCTGGACCGCCAGCGCGTGCGGTTTCATGGGCTACTACCACTACAAACACCTCCTCGACCGCGGCCTCTTCCCCCTCAAAAGTACACATCATCCTAATTCTCTCCCTAAATAGCAAAATTATATTATTCTCTAACTAAAATAGGATAAAATTATTCATACATAAATATTATTTCTAGCTCATACAGGTTTTTATTTGTGTgtaataaatttatattaaaaataatataagcGATTGACCAAGGTTCAAATCATGTCGCCCATAAATATTACGCACACGAAGATGGGTTTTTAACAAAATCTAAGTAAAATCAGATTCTATATATTGTTGATTTCCGTCTCTTTAAAGATATATTAGGGGACACACTCGATAGGGTGTGAATGTGATATTACGTGTGTATAGGTGTGTAGGGTTCAAAATTCTGAAACAGAATTTTcagaattttgaaaattttggtcatttcgaACCTCTCAGTATGATATTATTTTGGCtgaaattttttcattttttttaatttggtagtattttgttcaaatttgactaaaatttgttcaaaattttggaaacttCGGACCGAATATCGGCACCATCCGATAGAAATGTACAGACCGAAAGATTAAACCCTGGTGGGGTGTGTGCGTCTCctgtgtaataaaaaaaatagcaaatttgtACATGTTTTTACAGGCGAGGCTGACCTCAGCAATGGGCACTTGGACACGAAGATGGATTGGATCCCGGGCATGCCAGCCGACCTGCGCCTGCGCGACCTCCCGAGCTTCGTGCGGAGCACTGACCGTGACGACATCATGTTCAACTTCTTCATCGACGTGACGGCGACCATGCCACTGGCGTCGGCGGTGATCCTCAACACCTTCGACGAGCTCGACGCGCCGCTGATGGTCGCCATGTCCGCGCTGCTCCCGCCGATCTACACCGTCGGCCCGCTCCACCTGACGGCGCGGAACAACCTGCCGGCGGACagccccgtcgccggcgtcgggtcCAACCTGTGGAAGGAGCAGGGCGAGGCGCTCCGGTGGCTggacggccggccgccgcgctccgtCGTGTACGTCAACTTCGGGAGCATCACGGTGATGTCGGCCGAGCACCTGCTGGAGTTCGCGTGGGGGCTCGCCGGCAGCGGCTACGCGTTCCTGTGGAACGTGCGCCCCGACCTCGTGAAgggggacgccgccgcgctgccgccggagttcgcggcggcgacgggggagaGGAGCATGCTGACGACGTGGTGCCCGCAGGCGGAGGTGCTGGAGCACGAGGCGGTGGGGGTGTTCCTCACCCACTCcgggtggaactcgacgctggagAGCATCGTCGGCGGCGTGCCGATGGTGTGCTGGCCGTTCTTCGCCGAGCAGCAGACCAACTGCCGGTACAAGCGCACGGAGTGGGGGATCGGGGCGGAGATCCCCGACGACGtgcggcgcggcgaggtggaggcgctGATACGGGAGGCCATGGatggggagaaggggagggagatgcggcggcgcgtggccgaGCTCAGGGAGAGCGCCGTCGCGTCGGGGCAGCAGGGCGGCCGGTCTATGCAGAACCTCGACAGGCTGATCGACGAGGTGCTCCTGGCTTGAGAGTCATAGAATACAAAGGACTGCTACGGTGCTCTGAGCTAGACTCTACCATAAATGCTATTttttccgtttcaggttataagacatttgctgaaagtcaaactgctttaagtttagctaaattagataaatatagtaatatttacattatcaaattagttttattaaattaataattaaatatatttttataataaatttatcttgggtcgaaatattaatatttttttctacaaacttggtcatggtcaaatttaaagtagcTTGACTTTGACGAaagtcaaaaatattttatatcctgaaacggatggagtacaacTTGTTTTAAAACTATGTTTTAGTCTCAAATCATCTTTGTATGATGCACGTGCACAATGACAAACATCATTATATACCATGTTTTGTTATTATTGTGCTGCTGGTACACTTGCCTCCGTGAGTTCAATAAGCTCTTGATATGTAGCGTATTATTGTGTTAAAACGATTATCGTGTACCTACGGTTGTATCTCTATAAGAAAATATTGCATATTTGCCGAAAGTCTTCTGGCTAAAAGATGCATATAGGTTTTACGGCAACCTCTCATATTTTTGTATGTCCAGATCgacagaaaaaatattttttttctccaatgtAATTGGACCAAAAATAATCTGAAAGATTATTTTTTGTGGATATGCGTGCGACGGTGCGAACAAGAAAGCTTCAATCGCTGTCGAGTGTCGACTCGATGCTTTTACAAGTCGACCTGTACGTATAGTGTTAGTAGTATTAATGGTTAATATTGTCAAAACAAAATTGGTTAGTCATATCGCAATAATGCATCCGACTTGTCTGTCACgttaaattatactccctctaatttttaatagatgacgccgttaatttttaaacacatgtttaatcattcgtcttatttaaaaaattgaccGTCAttagtcttatttaaaaatttgcaAATCTATAAGATATTAATCATGCTTAAATTACTTTGAGTGAAAAaataactcacaacaaaataaattataattacttaaattttttaaataagatgaatggtcacacatgtgacaaaaagtcaacggcatcgtCTATTAAAGAATGAAGGTAGTAGATGTCTCGTAGttctcttaattaattaggctcattttgggtgtatttttttttatatatctatttaattaAGTTCCTTCCAATCAAAACATCGTTATTCTGATTTATAGAATCCATATTCGCTTAATCAAGAGATGAAATACTCACGAGGGCCCTTATATAGGTTGTAGGTAAATCGTAACCGGCCGCGCTATTAAAAATCGAGCTCTATTTTCGCATATGGCTCTCGCCACGCGAACATCTTATGGAGCCACATGTAAAAATAAGATCATTTTCTCATGCGGGTCTCTTAAACGGTTGCATGAGATTGCAGGCAGGCCTCTTAAAAGGTCCGCCTAAAAATCTCACTTACCTCCTATTTTCCCACTTAATACTTCAATTTTCTTAACTCATCTTCCTTATCCGCTCTtcttaggggtgaaaacggagcggattcggacggataatggtcataccatatcctatacCTTTTTTGTAAAGCAGATGCGGAGCGGTTGCGGATGACATGCGAATGCGGATACGGAGCGGATTATTTCGGACGTCGGATTCGGTGTGGAGTTGGCGCGGAGTCGGTTCGGAAACGGAATAATATTATCGGATGTTAAGTTTGTATTCAATCCATACAACAAAAGGGTAGCAATACAATGAGCAGTAATACGATGGCAAAACAACATCTAAACATGGTGTCAACTCTCTAGGAAAATACATCCAAAACACATCCATAATATAAACAACCAAAAACATAATATAAGTCCTCACTTCACTGCATTGCTTAAAAATAACGGGCAAATGCCATAACATCACCATCAGAGACCCAACAAATTAACATGTTCAATAGTCCAAGATCAAGATGACAGTACGCTAAATCTCATCTCTAAATTAATCAAATTAGACATTGCTACTGACTTAAATTACCTAAAGCAAAGCTCATCTCTAAATTTCTAAATCCCAAATCTCATCTCTAAATTTCTAAAtcccaaaattaaaatttcaaattagaGAAAGAAGTCAAAGAACACAATACTTAATATGGAGCCGGTGGGAGGCGACGGTGGCTAGCAACGGGGAGTCCGGGAGGTAGAGGCGTTGGCCGCTGGAGAGTGGCGACGGTGGATGGAACAAGCAagcgggaggaaggggacgatAGGGACTGGATCTGGAGGAGAGGCGACGTCGTAGGAGGCACTGGCCGCTGGCGAGTGGTAATGGTCGTTGGATGCGCTGGCGCTGGCCGCTGGAGAGACGGCGTCGCAGGAGGCGCTGGCCGCtggaggagaggcggcgtcgcAGGATGGCACATGGCAGGCAGGAGGCGCTGCGACGGGCAGTTGACGGGGTAGTCGCGGTGCTGTGGCGGTGGCGTCGCGCGTGTGCGGTGCCGGGACGGGGACTGGCCTGTGCGGCGCACGTGTGCATTGGGACTGTGGCGCAATGGTGGCGCCGACGCATGTGAGAGTGGGAGGAGTGCCAGCGTCTGACAGTGGGGGATTAGGATTATGTCAACACTCAACATAAATGGGCTAGATGGGCTGGCCTATTTAAATGGGCTCAATTGTGTAGCTTTTTGGCCTGAAACATGCGGATTATCCGCCAACTCGTCATTCGGATAATCCGATTCAAAAATCGGATAATACGCATCCACCGGATATCGATCATAccatatccgcatccgcatctgCATGATAAAATCCGCATATGACGGATATCTGAAAACTCTTACCATATCCTTACTCCAGTCGGATTCggagcggatcggatcggataatatccgctccgttttcacccctagctcTCCTCCTTCTGTCTctcacctcccctcctcctcataTTAATtatcacctcctctcctctctctgacTAGCCAGCAGGCAGCGGTTGGCTCGAGTGGCAGTGACGGGCGACTAGGCAACAACGGGTGGCAGCAAGCGGCGGCTGGCTCAAGTGGGAGaggcgggcggcaggcgcgccATCCCCGCCATAGATGCGCAAGGGACGGCCCTCTCCCGCCCAGTGAAGGTGGCGAGGGGTGACGGCAGTAGCGGCAGGGCCATCCCCCACACAGATTTTGCAGTGGTAGTGGCAGACCGCAcctagctagggttttgatttttgggaattttacttttttttcaaatttaatttttacatGTGGACGACATAAGCACCCACACACTAAAATTGGATTCGAAAATCGGGTTTTCGCAGACACTTTCAAGCAAAAAGACGGCTTAACCGCacgtaaaaatagtttttggcCATTTGGAATAATGCTTTGAGTTCTCAAACTAAAAGCAAATAAATGGCGCAGAACAAAGGAATTCCAAAAGTCTCCCATACACACTGGCATGAACAATTCTATAGCTCAGGTACATGTGCAACattattagaaagaaaaaaggtaCGTGTGCAAACAAAAACTAGCACAAGCCACAAAgctattttctcctttttttttttctcttgtttcttcTCCTCATGATGTTTTGCTATGATAACCCTCCATCCTTGCATTAATGACCCATATTAACACACGGACGGAGGAAATTTACGAAATTTTGTGTTTTTGGGTATTTTTGGGACCGACgtttttagaatttttaacttttaacagattttgactaaaatttgaataaactttTACCAAATTCAACAGGGAGGCCCATCATCCTCACGCGCTCCATTCCAAAGCGTGTGAAGCCCATCCGGAGGCCTGTCCACACCGGACACACACGCGCCCCGGTTTGCCTTAGTCGCCGTTGCTGTCCTACCCTCTCTGGACCTATGTCCCCCCTCCCCGCCCCCCTTCAAAATTTTTGCCATGAATGATAGAGTAGGAGTCTAATGCATGCCGGTGGGTACCCTTACCCATTCCCCAAACCCATACCCACCTAAAACGGGTAGGGTATGGATAAAAGATCCTTTACCCATTAGAAATATGGTGGATATGGGTATGCCCGTAAAGTAAAAGGGTATAGGGAGGGTGCTACCCACTTTCCCCGTGTTACCCGTCCCCAATCGACCTGATCTAAGcgatggtggcagcggcggcttcGACGGCGGCTTCGGTGAGCATCCGGCAACAGTGACTGCAGCCTCGGTAATGGAGAAGAACCCTTGACAAGGTACTGCTTCAATTGACTCATCTGCTGCTTCAATTTGTGAAATCTTTCTTCTGCTCAAAGCCTCAAACCCTAGAAGTAATCTTGGTTGCATATGTGTAAATCTTGGCAGTGTCATCTTCCTGCAAGTTCTTGGCTTTGTTGCATCCAACATCTTGCTGATTCTAATGGGAGATCCCAGCCACGATAGTGATGCGGCCGGAAGTTCCAGTAAGTGGAGAGGACCTGCTGTACctgtagatgttgctattttaTACTGACAACCATTCATGTGGTATATCTTTAGGCAGTAGAATGAATTTTATTTCAAATGAGCTCCATTGGTGATATTCAAAGCTTCGATGGAAAtctagaattgcaaaatttttcACATGAATCATCTGACGAGCGGCATGATGATGGGTAATGTTTCTACTTCACACTTCTAGTTAATCgtctttctttatttatttttcgtGCTAATAGAACTCCAATCTTTTATAGTGTGTTTAATGTGGATTTTGCTTTAGAATTTACTAAAATAGTACTTTCGTCGATTCAATTCCATAGAGTTGAGGGAATAATTGAGCTAGGTAAATATGTTAGTTCAGACAACAGAAAGTTCAGATCAAAAGTTTGGAAGGATTTTAAAATGTCAGTAGTGGATGGTTATACTAAGGCAATATGTTTACAATATTCTGCCCATCTAGTCACTGGCAACAAGAATGGAACAAGTCATTTGTGTTATCACATACGTGTTTGCCCAGAGCTTCAAaagtcaaagaaaaagaaaactacttCAAAGGCAGAACTTCCTGTTTTTGATCAGCAAAGAAGTCGTGATGACTTTTGCTCGAATGGTTGTTTGCCATAATTATCCATTTTGTATGTCTGAGTATTATTACACAAGGCGATTCATTTATAATCTGCAACCTCAATTTAAGTTAATGCATAGAACTGCTGTGAAAGATGATATCATTAAGTTATATaaggagggaaaaaggaagatATATGAAATATTGGATAAAAATCAGAGCCTGAATGAGTGAAATGACAGGCTATATGAGCATGACAGTACATTACATTGATGCTCATTGGAAATTGCACAAAAAAATTTTGGGCTTGTGCATGTCAAAACCCCACACACTGGTGTTGTCATTTCTAAGGCAATCATGGCTAGATTGTATGAATGGAATTTGGATAGAAAACTCTTTAGCTTTGTTCTTGATAATTGCTCAGTCAATGATGTAGTGATTCGGGAAATACTTGGTATCCTTTTA is part of the Oryza glaberrima chromosome 4, OglaRS2, whole genome shotgun sequence genome and encodes:
- the LOC127769945 gene encoding 7-deoxyloganetin glucosyltransferase-like, producing MGSFPAAEETTATAAARPHAVMVPYPAQGHVTPMLKLAVLLHARGFHVTFVNNEFNHRRLLRARGAGALDGAPGFRFAAIDDGLPPSDADATQDVPALCHSVRTTCLPRFKALLAKLDEEADADAGAGAGDARRVTCVVADSTMAFAILAARELGLRCATLWTASACGFMGYYHYKHLLDRGLFPLKSEADLSNGHLDTKMDWIPGMPADLRLRDLPSFVRSTDRDDIMFNFFIDVTATMPLASAVILNTFDELDAPLMVAMSALLPPIYTVGPLHLTARNNLPADSPVAGVGSNLWKEQGEALRWLDGRPPRSVVYVNFGSITVMSAEHLLEFAWGLAGSGYAFLWNVRPDLVKGDAAALPPEFAAATGERSMLTTWCPQAEVLEHEAVGVFLTHSGWNSTLESIVGGVPMVCWPFFAEQQTNCRYKRTEWGIGAEIPDDVRRGEVEALIREAMDGEKGREMRRRVAELRESAVASGQQGGRSMQNLDRLIDEVLLA